One window of the Entelurus aequoreus isolate RoL-2023_Sb linkage group LG18, RoL_Eaeq_v1.1, whole genome shotgun sequence genome contains the following:
- the LOC133634096 gene encoding mannosyl-oligosaccharide glucosidase-like, producing the protein MGRQRKRVVTGEAAPPLRKDDKPPAFHRKEKKKKIDIGKIFINISIGLCVVSLIWFFYALYMRSSLAKRVVTLHPSPRVLDANSSSSQVSPERFWGSYRPQVYFGMKTRSPRSIVTGMMWMRQFSDMDVILRHTCEQGDRLQGYGWLMHDGITFGVQEIRDSDFTLTTEFVKRMGGDHGGDWTWRVTAKQHSSAPKAPVLSLMLYAAADTQGSLEAHVEEKSRLASITGVSEELGNFKITFRKPVTGELSSPKYASYNYLQTVSPGLEKLTEIVKHSLNRRFVYSPPSGEKRHYIAVDTYKPPHPQHKPPDARKESDFVVHQVTVQTPFQMEVLFESGSFRSRHDQLVGPIMTQELEKRKSEFDAKFEETFGLESKGYSQPHIRLGKAALSNMLGGMGYFHGQSVVQSIYNEYPLLYPQGVLFTAVPSRSFFPRGFLWDEGFHQLLLSKWDPQVTREAVSHWIDLMNMEGWIPREQILGDEAHSKVPAEFVVQRNENANPPTLFLALEKLIEQFSLNPASMESQPTLPFLKRLYPRLKTWFEWYNTTQSGPLPNSYRWRGRDKDTNVFLNPKTLTSGLDDYPRASHPSADERHVDLHCWMALSSSIMARIAQLLGEPHQDYEATHKMLTDNNLLNELHWSVQLHAFSDYGNHTPAVTLQQEKVYISPGERRHQFPVARLVRHVRKAPKLQYVNALGYVSLFPFLLHVLQPDSPKIEHILNDMKDPNKLWTPYGLRSLSKTDHMYMKRNTEHDAPYWRGPIWININYLAVRALHHYSNTQGPYQERAAALYEELRTNIISNVYRQYVETGYIWEQYNDTTGRGQGSHPFTGWSALTLLMMAEQY; encoded by the exons ATGGGCAGACAGCGGAAGAGGGTGGTGACGGGGGAGGCTGCCCCTCCTCTGAGAAAAGACGATAAGCCCCCAGCGTTCCACCgcaaggagaaaaaaaagaaaatcgacATTGGCAAAATTTTCATCAACATCTCAATAGGCCTTTGTGTGGTCAGCCTGATCTGGTTCTTCTATGCCCTGTACATGCGGTCCAGTCTGGCCAAGCGGGTCGTGACCCTGCACCCGTCACCTCGTGTTCTTGATGCCAATTCCAGCAGTTCCCAGGTCTCACCAGAGAGATTCTGGGGTTCTTACAGGCCACAGGTCTACTTTGGTATGAAAACAAGGAGTCCCAGGTCAATTGTGACAG GTATGATGTGGATGCGTCAGTTTTCGGACATGGACGTAATCCTCAGGCACACCTGCGAGCAAGGAGATCGCTTGCAGGGTTACGGCTGGCTGATGCATGATGGGATCACCTTTGGCGTCCAGGAGATCAGAGACAGCGATTTCACACTGACCACAGAGTTTGTCAAGAGAATGGGAGGAGATCACGGTGGGGACTGGACTTGGCGGGTCACTGCTAAACAGCAC AGCTCTGCCCCAAAGGCACCAGTCCTCTCTCTGATGTTATACGCAGCTGCAGATACCCAAGGGTCACTGGAGGCTCATGTAGAGGAGAAAAGCCGCCTTGCTTCCATCACCGGCGTCTCCGAAGAGCTTGGCAATTTCAAAATCACATTTCGAAAACCAGTCACCGGGGAATTATCCAGTCCTAAATATGCGAG TTATAACTACCTTCAGACTGTCTCTCCTGGCTTGGAGAAGCTGACCGAAATTGTGAAGCACAGTCTGAACCGCAGGTTTGTCTACAGCCCACCATCAGgcgaaaagaggcattacattgcCGTAGACACCTACAAGCCCCCGCATCCCCAACATAAGCCACCCGATGCGAGGAAAGAGAGCGACTTTGTGGTTCACCAAGTCACGGTCCAAACACCGTTTCAAATGGAAGTTCTCTTTGAGTCTGGAAGCTTTCGCAGCCGGCACGACCAGCTCGTGGGCCCGATCATGACCCAGGAGCTGGAGAAGAGGAAATCTGAGTTTGACGCCAAGTTTGAGGAGACGTTTGGGCTTGAAAGCAAAGGCTACAGTCAGCCACATATCAGGTTAGGCAAGGCGGCGCTTAGCAACATGTTGGGTGGAATGGGTTACTTCCACGGCCAGTCAGTGGTACAGTCCATCTACAATGAATACCCACTCCTGTACCCCCAAGGTGTGTTATTCACTGCAGTCCCATCACGCTCTTTCTTTCCCAGGGGTTTTCTTTGGGATGAGGGTTTTCACCAACTGCTGCTGAGTAAGTGGGATCCACAGGTGACGAGAGAGGCAGTTTCCCACTGGATAGACTTAATGAATATGGAGGGCTGGATCCCCCGTGAGCAGATACTCGGCGACGAGGCTCACAGTAAGGTCCCTGCTGAGTTTGTAGTTCAGCGGAACGAGAACGCCAATCCGCCCACTCTCTTTTTAGCTCTTGAAAAACTAATTGAACAGTTCTCTTTAAACCCGGCCAGCATGGAGTCTCAGCCAACCTTGCCTTTTCTCAAACGACTCTACCCAAGACTAAAAACCTGGTTTGAGTGGTACAATACCACTCAGTCGGGACCCTTGCCTAACTCGTACCGGTGGCGTGGACGTGACAAGGACACCAATGTCTTCCTCAATCCTAAGACTCTGACATCGGGTCTTGACGATTACCCACGAGCCTCACACCCGTCCGCAGATGAGCGCCATGTGGACTTGCACTGCTGGATGGCTTTGTCCTCCAGCATCATGGCTCGAATCGCTCAGCTTTTAGGTGAACCCCACCAGGACTATGAAGCTACCCACAAAATGCTCACGGACAACAATCTGCTGAATGAACTACACTGGTCCGTGCAGCTCCATGCTTTCAGTGACTATGGCAACCACACACCGGCTGTGACCTTGCAGCAGGAAAAGGTGTACATCTCCCCCGGAGAACGCCGCCATCAGTTCCCTGTGGCACGTCTTGTGCGCCATGTCCGCAAGGCTCCCAAACTCCAATATGTCAACGCTTTGGGTTACGTTAGTTTGTTCCCCTTCTTACTACATGTTCTCCAGCCGGACTCGCCCAAAATAGAACACATTCTTAATGACATGAAAGACCCCAATAAGCTGTGGACACCTTACGGCCTGCGTTCTCTTTCAAAGACCGATCACATGTATATGAAACGCAACACGGAACACGATGCCCCCTACTGGAGGGGACCGATATGGATTAATATAAACTACCTGGCAGTGAGAGCCCTTCACCACTACAGCAATACACAGGGGCCATATCAAGAGCGGGCAGCTGCTCTTTATGAGGAACTCAGGACTAACATTATCAGTAATGTGTACAGACAGTATGTTGAAACAGGTTATATCTGGGAACAGTACAATGATACCACTGGCAGGGGTCAAGGAAGTCACCCCTTTACTGGCTGGTCGGCCCTAACTTTGTTAATGATGGCTGAACAGTACTAA